A stretch of the Bacillus sp. B-jedd genome encodes the following:
- a CDS encoding HK97-gp10 family putative phage morphogenesis protein, which yields MQVDISGLEDLLRNMAQLNVDESIENKALTKAGKVVQEAVQEEAPVGRGEHKSSLKSQIKLKRPKNGEAHVHTGRAYHGHLVEFGRSGGSTVMRNGRIVKWGPTAPNPFFSRGYEKSKDEAQQAMADELKKGLGL from the coding sequence ATGCAGGTTGATATATCTGGGCTCGAGGATTTACTACGCAACATGGCGCAGTTGAATGTGGATGAGTCAATTGAAAACAAAGCACTGACAAAGGCGGGAAAGGTCGTCCAGGAAGCCGTGCAAGAGGAAGCACCAGTTGGACGAGGGGAACACAAAAGTTCACTCAAAAGTCAAATAAAACTGAAGCGACCGAAGAATGGTGAAGCCCATGTCCACACGGGTAGGGCTTATCACGGACACTTGGTAGAGTTCGGGAGAAGTGGCGGCTCCACAGTAATGAGAAATGGACGAATCGTGAAATGGGGCCCCACAGCACCGAACCCCTTTTTTAGTCGCGGATATGAAAAGAGCAAAGATGAAGCGCAGCAGGCGATGGCTGACGAGCTGAAGAAGGGGCTGGGACTGTGA
- the gpG gene encoding phage tail assembly chaperone G, which yields MQITLIIDGKEKTYTNDFVKARIFKNALKLNKEMKTINEISEELFDKLVEFVVVAFDRQFTVDEVWDGLAVANLQSEAMRIFNEVLSLGGLQIESDEGNAPGK from the coding sequence ATGCAGATCACATTGATTATCGATGGCAAGGAAAAAACATATACCAATGATTTTGTAAAAGCTCGTATTTTTAAGAACGCGCTCAAGTTAAATAAAGAAATGAAAACGATCAACGAAATATCCGAGGAACTATTCGATAAACTCGTTGAATTTGTGGTTGTTGCCTTTGACAGACAATTTACTGTTGATGAGGTATGGGATGGTCTGGCGGTCGCCAACCTACAGTCCGAAGCTATGAGGATTTTTAACGAGGTTTTGAGTCTAGGTGGCTTGCAGATTGAAAGTGATGAGGGAAACGCACCGGGGAAGTAA
- a CDS encoding major tail protein, with product MNPVKEKVQKVSLKRLHYAVMTDEATETHGEVKTLTMPIELTLTPNFSEASFDAGDQVVANEVQFDTITIAGSVADLPTEVQADWYGHELSAEKGLIVNVNDNPNYLAVGFESGSKLVWLYKAKFKPTEEANATKRKGEITYKQSGFSGEAIPLEDGLLKYSVRTDDEGVTETASSFFASVKKPNTVPAP from the coding sequence ATGAATCCAGTAAAAGAAAAAGTGCAAAAAGTAAGTCTGAAACGACTACACTATGCGGTTATGACCGACGAGGCTACCGAGACTCACGGTGAGGTTAAAACCCTCACAATGCCAATTGAACTGACATTAACGCCAAACTTTTCTGAAGCTTCGTTTGATGCCGGCGATCAGGTTGTTGCGAATGAAGTTCAGTTCGATACTATCACTATAGCGGGCTCAGTCGCAGACCTGCCAACGGAAGTACAGGCGGATTGGTACGGTCATGAACTATCAGCAGAAAAAGGCCTTATTGTAAACGTCAATGACAATCCCAATTACCTTGCAGTAGGCTTTGAAAGCGGCTCGAAGCTTGTATGGCTTTACAAAGCAAAATTCAAGCCGACTGAAGAAGCAAATGCCACAAAGCGAAAAGGGGAAATCACTTACAAACAATCCGGCTTCAGCGGGGAGGCAATCCCACTGGAAGATGGATTGTTAAAATACTCTGTTCGCACCGATGATGAGGGAGTAACAGAAACAGCTAGTTCCTTCTTCGCATCTGTCAAAAAGCCGAATACTGTTCCAGCACCTTAA
- a CDS encoding M23 family metallopeptidase: protein MPFTGYRITSGFGYRNNPFGGGKEFHTGIDLVKSHKAPIHAFTEGTVVYAGEGKTGTGLGGYGNVVLIRDKNGRGQLYAHLDSVSVMTGQSVKKGQEVGKQGTTGRSTGSHLHYEVRKSTSPSYGWTANRVTNCLDPTEYLKGYYLEPKPETKQAAAIDAAGTYKVKSGDTLTAIAKRYNTTVDELAKLNGIKNKDLIKAGQVLKVPSESAGAKYHPVVKGDTVSALAKRYGSTIAQIKAWNNLNDKYVIVTGQKIRVK from the coding sequence ATGCCTTTTACAGGCTATCGCATTACGTCAGGTTTTGGATATAGGAACAATCCATTTGGTGGAGGAAAAGAGTTTCACACTGGCATTGACCTTGTTAAGAGCCATAAGGCTCCTATTCACGCATTTACGGAGGGTACGGTCGTTTACGCGGGCGAGGGCAAGACCGGCACTGGACTTGGTGGATATGGCAATGTTGTCCTAATCAGGGACAAGAACGGCAGAGGTCAACTCTATGCCCATCTGGATAGCGTATCGGTCATGACGGGGCAAAGCGTTAAAAAAGGGCAGGAGGTCGGGAAGCAAGGGACAACTGGCCGCTCCACTGGATCCCATTTGCATTACGAAGTCCGGAAAAGCACTTCACCAAGCTATGGATGGACTGCCAACCGCGTAACAAACTGCCTGGACCCGACAGAATATCTTAAAGGATACTATCTAGAGCCTAAGCCTGAAACAAAGCAGGCTGCAGCTATTGATGCAGCCGGAACGTACAAAGTTAAATCTGGAGACACACTCACGGCAATTGCCAAGAGGTACAATACCACTGTGGATGAACTGGCTAAACTTAACGGGATCAAGAATAAAGACCTAATCAAGGCAGGACAGGTGCTTAAAGTGCCATCTGAAAGCGCCGGGGCAAAGTATCACCCAGTCGTAAAAGGTGACACAGTGTCCGCTCTTGCCAAGCGTTACGGCAGCACGATCGCTCAGATTAAGGCATGGAACAATCTCAATGATAAATACGTCATTGTGACTGGTCAAAAAATTAGAGTGAAATAA
- a CDS encoding phage head closure protein: MHPLKYKPKKNTGLLKHRVTFLKPPGEIVGGWPTTEWTEYVTVWAGIETQKGRRVFEAAAVQMQDLKKISIRYRADLNDSMRIRHKGQDYDIFSMSNDDENNEWYTILAREVL, from the coding sequence ATGCATCCTCTTAAATATAAACCCAAGAAGAACACGGGCTTATTAAAGCATCGGGTCACTTTTTTGAAACCTCCCGGTGAAATTGTCGGCGGATGGCCAACGACCGAATGGACGGAATATGTCACCGTATGGGCCGGTATTGAAACCCAAAAGGGCAGACGAGTTTTTGAAGCTGCGGCGGTTCAGATGCAGGACTTGAAGAAAATCAGTATCCGATATCGCGCCGACTTGAATGATTCGATGCGCATTCGTCATAAAGGCCAGGACTACGATATTTTCTCCATGTCCAACGATGATGAAAACAATGAATGGTATACCATCCTTGCCAGGGAGGTGCTTTGA
- a CDS encoding phage holin — MINWKVRFKNPTWVITVFIPGVILLAQMVLAFFNQFIYPTGFSISDDAVIGLMGIVNFVAITFLGIGGVIDPTTWGFKDSKRAQGYDEPKDDSKYL; from the coding sequence ATGATTAACTGGAAAGTAAGGTTTAAGAATCCGACATGGGTTATCACAGTTTTTATCCCAGGAGTAATTTTGCTGGCCCAAATGGTGCTGGCATTTTTTAATCAGTTTATCTATCCAACTGGCTTTAGCATTTCGGATGATGCTGTGATTGGTCTAATGGGCATTGTAAACTTTGTTGCAATTACTTTCCTTGGAATTGGCGGAGTTATCGACCCAACCACATGGGGTTTTAAGGATAGCAAACGGGCCCAAGGGTACGACGAGCCAAAGGATGATAGCAAGTATTTGTAA
- a CDS encoding phage tail family protein, whose amino-acid sequence MEKVTYINTRGETIEFSHRPPFILSKIDGLGDVEASVQSQQAYGQDGDTYINSQLEPRYISMEISIVAKHQNDLSQNRQLLTRLLNPKNGEGYLKYENGLVTRIIGAICEHVPKFPPNSRKSRYQVSFINLKCPNPYWQSADEYSESLSSWEGTFEFPFSFPIEFGTRANRAILSNDGDEKTPVVIVFYGPATSPSITNETTGETIKVNRVLASGEVLEVNTEFGNKTVEIIKPDGLRQNVFNYIDPDSEFFQLAPGKNALFFASEDIENPGSALIKYKKRYIGV is encoded by the coding sequence ATGGAAAAGGTAACCTATATTAATACTCGTGGTGAAACAATCGAGTTTTCTCATCGTCCGCCTTTTATCTTATCTAAAATCGATGGTCTTGGTGATGTGGAGGCATCTGTTCAAAGTCAACAAGCTTATGGACAAGATGGAGACACTTATATTAATTCCCAATTAGAACCGCGATATATTAGTATGGAAATTTCTATTGTAGCGAAACACCAGAATGACTTATCACAAAATCGTCAATTACTTACAAGATTATTAAATCCTAAAAATGGTGAAGGTTACTTAAAATATGAAAATGGTTTAGTCACTAGAATTATTGGGGCAATCTGTGAGCATGTACCGAAATTCCCTCCAAATTCACGCAAATCAAGATATCAGGTTTCCTTTATAAATTTAAAATGTCCTAATCCATACTGGCAAAGCGCGGATGAATATTCCGAATCGCTTTCATCTTGGGAGGGAACCTTCGAGTTCCCTTTTTCGTTTCCGATTGAATTTGGGACAAGGGCGAACCGAGCAATTCTTTCAAATGATGGTGACGAGAAAACCCCTGTTGTTATTGTATTTTACGGGCCTGCAACTAGCCCGTCTATCACAAATGAAACAACCGGTGAAACCATTAAAGTAAACCGTGTTCTTGCTTCAGGGGAAGTACTGGAAGTGAATACGGAGTTCGGTAACAAAACCGTAGAGATTATTAAGCCGGATGGATTAAGGCAAAACGTATTCAACTACATCGATCCTGATTCAGAATTTTTTCAGTTGGCCCCTGGCAAAAATGCATTGTTCTTTGCATCCGAAGATATTGAAAATCCGGGCTCGGCCCTCATTAAATACAAAAAACGCTACATCGGCGTATAG
- a CDS encoding phage tail tape measure protein, translating to MAEIGSLSVSLSLDASNFNGSISQVDRNLRSMGSELKAVKVKGADYGKSLDGLKSKKDILSRSLEASKIKLTETRKKYDEMVESGKANEAQLERQAKKVNDAQAQFNKLEAELKEVDAALKIQSSSWTQFSEKLAPVGAKFTAVGDKMTSIGKDLSMKVTAPIIALGTAAFKTAVDFESAFAGVRKTVDTSEEGFKKLEKGIRGMAKELPTSAEEIAAVAESAGQLGIAEENILSFSRTIIDLGESTNLAREQAATEFARFANIVQMPQNSFDKLGSSVVALGNNLATTEAEIVSMGMRLAGVGAQVGMTESDIMALAGAMSSVGIEAEAGGTAMSMVMKKINTAVMDGDKKLDLFAKEAGVSSKVFAKAWKDEPVKAMDMFVQGLGKSGKEGKNLAEILGYLGIKGIREQDTMLRLAGAGDLLAKSVSISSDAWKENSALTNEAQQRYKTTASQIKIMWNNVKDLGIQMGGHFIPIVKDGIDKLKPLVKSFGEADDKTKKMIITIGGLVAAAGPLLVIGGSILSGIGGTITAVAGLSGAIGGAGGLTAALGVLAGPVGWAIGGFTLLAGATIGVKKMIDSKNESVKKAAEINLEHAESLMTEQQELEGLADKYNSLKAKNKLSNDELLRYLDIQDELKFAATAEEVKKLTDEQNALQKKSGLSNEKLTEMLTLNDQLIGKVPNVDKVLSDHGNVILGNTNAIGKANEKLRENIRLELENQRIKAEARLDESIRNYITALEELKAKEQERDKAVKTRNEIEKTHAKLMAEAQQLINQGKVEEADMLVDEIANQGIALNKQNEKVSALADEVSQKQKSLEKSEQEIKKTQELYNKMINLQLAHVGINQTGQEGIKQLDNAISKTKTRINELNNVKNAQGGLNTEQQKELDNLLKSLGLYRNAKGEIQKIQGEQSTVNKRIDEGTGKAAAMTKELGKGVTKNVDVDDKGKADDLNTKVSKAIIKKVTLSATWQGIKAGLKAALPNFFAKGTRFAPGGLAVVGEAGRELMSIGGGLYLANSPSLVNLPTGAKVIPNRDTEAILRKWNVPFMATGGTVLNSGLAYVGERGREIVDLNGINGTKNASITQHITINSPSPLSPSDTARLNKRALQEMALGW from the coding sequence ATGGCTGAAATCGGCAGTTTATCGGTATCTTTATCCTTGGATGCTTCGAATTTCAACGGTAGCATATCCCAGGTAGACCGGAATCTGAGGTCGATGGGCTCTGAGCTAAAGGCGGTCAAGGTAAAGGGCGCGGATTATGGGAAAAGCCTCGATGGTTTGAAATCAAAGAAGGATATTCTGTCCCGATCGCTTGAAGCATCGAAAATCAAATTGACCGAAACCCGTAAAAAATATGATGAGATGGTCGAAAGCGGAAAGGCAAATGAAGCCCAACTGGAAAGGCAGGCCAAAAAGGTCAACGATGCCCAGGCGCAATTTAACAAGTTGGAAGCCGAGTTGAAAGAGGTAGATGCCGCACTGAAGATCCAGTCCTCATCCTGGACACAGTTTTCGGAAAAGTTAGCACCGGTAGGCGCCAAGTTTACGGCTGTTGGCGATAAGATGACATCAATAGGCAAGGATTTATCCATGAAGGTTACAGCTCCGATTATTGCATTAGGAACTGCAGCCTTTAAAACTGCCGTTGATTTTGAAAGTGCTTTTGCTGGCGTTAGAAAGACGGTTGATACTAGCGAAGAAGGTTTCAAAAAGCTTGAAAAAGGCATAAGGGGCATGGCCAAGGAATTGCCAACCAGTGCGGAAGAAATTGCGGCTGTTGCAGAATCAGCAGGGCAGTTGGGAATCGCGGAAGAGAATATTTTAAGCTTTTCCCGTACAATCATCGATTTAGGCGAATCCACAAACTTAGCACGTGAACAGGCGGCAACAGAGTTTGCCAGGTTCGCTAACATCGTGCAAATGCCTCAAAATAGTTTTGATAAATTAGGAAGTTCCGTTGTTGCGCTCGGGAACAATTTGGCTACTACAGAGGCAGAGATTGTGTCCATGGGCATGAGGCTTGCCGGGGTAGGCGCGCAAGTTGGAATGACGGAATCCGATATAATGGCGCTTGCTGGGGCCATGTCTTCCGTTGGTATTGAAGCGGAAGCGGGTGGAACAGCGATGTCCATGGTCATGAAAAAAATCAATACTGCGGTCATGGATGGAGACAAGAAGCTTGATCTGTTTGCAAAAGAGGCGGGAGTATCTTCAAAAGTATTTGCAAAAGCCTGGAAGGACGAGCCGGTTAAAGCTATGGATATGTTTGTGCAGGGCTTAGGTAAATCCGGAAAAGAGGGTAAAAATTTAGCCGAAATACTCGGTTACCTAGGCATTAAGGGAATCCGTGAACAAGATACCATGCTACGACTTGCCGGAGCGGGTGATTTGTTAGCCAAGTCTGTTTCAATATCATCTGATGCTTGGAAGGAAAATTCAGCATTAACAAATGAAGCGCAACAACGCTATAAGACAACAGCTTCCCAGATAAAAATCATGTGGAATAACGTGAAAGATCTTGGTATTCAAATGGGTGGTCATTTCATCCCAATAGTGAAAGATGGCATAGATAAACTAAAGCCCTTGGTGAAATCTTTTGGCGAAGCTGATGATAAAACGAAAAAGATGATTATTACCATTGGCGGACTGGTTGCCGCAGCAGGGCCTTTGCTTGTAATTGGCGGATCTATTCTGAGTGGTATAGGCGGCACTATTACAGCAGTGGCAGGCTTATCTGGTGCAATCGGTGGAGCGGGCGGCCTCACAGCTGCTTTGGGCGTTTTAGCTGGACCGGTAGGCTGGGCAATCGGCGGATTTACTCTGTTAGCGGGAGCGACTATTGGCGTTAAAAAGATGATCGACAGTAAGAATGAATCTGTTAAAAAAGCAGCGGAGATAAACCTTGAACACGCTGAGTCCCTAATGACAGAACAGCAAGAATTAGAAGGACTTGCTGATAAATACAATAGCTTAAAAGCTAAAAATAAGCTATCCAATGATGAGCTGCTCAGGTATCTTGACATCCAGGATGAACTGAAGTTCGCTGCCACGGCTGAAGAAGTCAAGAAATTGACGGATGAACAAAATGCCTTGCAAAAAAAATCTGGCTTATCAAACGAAAAACTTACTGAAATGCTGACTCTTAATGATCAATTAATTGGCAAGGTTCCAAATGTGGACAAGGTTTTGTCGGATCATGGGAACGTCATTCTCGGCAATACCAATGCAATAGGAAAAGCAAACGAAAAGCTGAGGGAAAATATCCGACTTGAGTTGGAAAACCAGCGAATCAAAGCGGAAGCCAGACTCGATGAAAGCATAAGAAATTATATAACTGCCCTGGAAGAACTGAAAGCAAAAGAGCAAGAAAGGGATAAGGCAGTTAAAACTAGGAATGAGATTGAAAAAACTCATGCCAAACTCATGGCAGAGGCACAGCAACTTATCAACCAAGGAAAAGTTGAAGAAGCCGATATGTTAGTCGATGAGATTGCCAATCAGGGAATCGCACTGAATAAGCAGAACGAAAAAGTCAGTGCCCTAGCTGATGAGGTAAGCCAAAAACAAAAAAGTCTCGAGAAATCAGAGCAGGAAATCAAGAAAACGCAGGAACTGTACAATAAGATGATCAACCTGCAACTGGCTCATGTGGGCATTAACCAAACAGGCCAGGAGGGGATCAAGCAGCTCGATAATGCTATCTCCAAAACAAAGACGCGTATTAATGAATTGAATAACGTCAAAAATGCCCAAGGTGGCCTAAATACAGAGCAGCAAAAAGAGCTGGATAATCTACTTAAGTCACTGGGTCTTTATCGAAATGCCAAAGGAGAAATCCAAAAAATTCAAGGCGAGCAATCAACGGTGAATAAACGCATTGATGAGGGTACTGGAAAAGCGGCTGCAATGACCAAAGAGCTGGGAAAAGGCGTCACTAAGAATGTCGATGTGGACGATAAAGGAAAGGCTGATGATTTAAATACCAAAGTCAGCAAAGCGATAATAAAAAAGGTTACATTGAGCGCGACATGGCAAGGCATTAAAGCTGGATTGAAAGCAGCACTCCCAAACTTTTTTGCTAAGGGAACAAGGTTCGCGCCAGGAGGGCTTGCAGTGGTCGGGGAGGCAGGCCGGGAATTAATGAGTATCGGCGGCGGATTATATTTAGCTAATAGTCCTAGCTTAGTGAATCTTCCTACAGGTGCCAAGGTGATTCCGAATCGTGACACGGAAGCCATTCTAAGAAAATGGAACGTGCCTTTCATGGCGACCGGCGGAACAGTGCTTAACTCCGGCCTTGCATATGTTGGAGAACGCGGTCGTGAAATCGTAGATCTAAATGGAATTAATGGAACAAAAAATGCTAGCATTACACAACATATAACCATTAACAGTCCATCTCCTTTAAGTCCTTCAGACACTGCTAGATTAAATAAGAGAGCATTACAAGAAATGGCGCTAGGATGGTGA
- a CDS encoding termination factor Rho: MAYKVINEFKDTDGHVYKVGKPYPKSGKGTKKRLEELSQVHSKYKVAFIEKVEKDKE, encoded by the coding sequence TTGGCTTACAAAGTAATCAATGAGTTCAAAGATACTGACGGCCATGTGTACAAGGTAGGAAAACCTTATCCGAAAAGTGGCAAAGGGACAAAAAAACGACTGGAAGAACTGTCACAAGTTCACTCGAAGTACAAGGTGGCATTTATTGAAAAGGTCGAAAAGGACAAGGAGTGA
- a CDS encoding siphovirus ReqiPepy6 Gp37-like family protein: MKSIRIINPNFELLAEIDDYESLMFTRSWHGIGQLELKINRYKKHTEHLTRGNIIRIGPKKAFIIRHREIGLDEKGRITENWVIKGLALKSITGQRITLPPLHTAYDNRQSNAETVMKHYVKNNLTNAIDTSRNYSDLMIAQNLNRGPSVSWQSRFKNLAEELADISMVSGLGWDINLDFHAKKWILDCSAGRNLTAGQDFLPPVIFSPQFDAIKELQYSDSDLDYKNIAYVAGQGEGVDRRVIILGNAKGLARHEVFIDARDVEEVDENENPIPESQIVQALTDRGYQKMQEFLQEEYLEGQILTHSPFKYEVDYDLGDIVTVQNKSWGVTLDARITEIQEIYERSGFKLEAVFGQSRPTLIKKIKQELAQVGGEVRK; encoded by the coding sequence TTGAAATCAATTCGAATAATAAATCCTAATTTTGAACTTCTTGCCGAAATCGACGATTATGAATCCTTGATGTTTACCCGTTCATGGCACGGAATCGGCCAGTTGGAACTCAAGATAAATCGATATAAAAAACATACAGAGCATTTGACGCGAGGGAATATTATACGAATTGGGCCCAAAAAGGCCTTTATCATCAGGCACAGGGAAATTGGACTTGATGAAAAGGGGAGAATTACAGAGAACTGGGTCATAAAAGGACTGGCGCTAAAATCTATTACAGGCCAACGGATTACCCTTCCGCCTCTTCACACAGCCTACGATAACCGCCAGAGTAATGCTGAAACCGTTATGAAGCACTATGTCAAAAATAATCTAACCAATGCTATTGATACATCCAGAAACTACTCTGATTTGATGATAGCCCAAAATTTAAACCGGGGACCTTCGGTTTCCTGGCAATCCCGCTTTAAGAATCTTGCTGAAGAACTTGCTGATATATCAATGGTAAGTGGATTAGGGTGGGACATTAATTTAGACTTTCACGCGAAAAAATGGATTTTAGACTGTTCAGCAGGCAGGAATTTGACCGCTGGACAAGACTTCCTACCCCCTGTCATTTTCAGCCCGCAGTTTGATGCGATTAAAGAACTCCAATACTCTGATAGCGATTTAGATTATAAAAACATTGCCTATGTTGCCGGCCAGGGGGAGGGAGTGGACAGGCGAGTAATAATATTAGGGAATGCAAAGGGTTTAGCCAGGCATGAAGTATTTATTGATGCCAGGGACGTTGAAGAGGTAGACGAAAACGAAAACCCGATACCTGAATCGCAAATTGTCCAGGCCCTGACTGATCGAGGCTATCAGAAAATGCAGGAGTTCTTACAAGAAGAATATCTTGAAGGACAAATCCTAACACATTCTCCGTTCAAGTATGAGGTTGATTATGACCTTGGTGACATCGTAACCGTCCAGAATAAAAGTTGGGGAGTTACCTTAGATGCCCGAATTACAGAAATTCAAGAAATTTATGAGCGGAGTGGCTTTAAATTAGAGGCTGTCTTTGGACAAAGCAGGCCTACGCTCATAAAAAAAATAAAACAGGAACTTGCCCAAGTAGGCGGCGAGGTCAGGAAGTAG
- a CDS encoding pyocin knob domain-containing protein: MENYYFFDSNLAIGDRRLYSAADWSKVLSKFLESGIYNEADNLAVTADGTKMAVTVGAGVAFIEGRMYENSEPLELRIDAAEASLDRIDLVVLRLDMTEQNRYIKAFVVKGTAAENPVSPVPVDNTFIKEIPLAEVRVIRAKSTIDDAEITDRRNPDFVDPFTDGSRISTLERDSATYEWVKKFGIGNSVVNITNNLDTITQGGLNSWSAASIGAPTTLGGGQLLHLPGNNVNYQTQLALRDGVNAAYYRNKNNGVWEPWRKIITDEPPTWINIPLQNGAVAVPGHLLYVTKIGPIVIIRGQLDAATAAGTNFATLFAGYRPITTLMYLTTDNSINLHLAKIGINPSTGVMTLHGKSVSAMSVWVNCAFVAG, from the coding sequence GTGGAAAATTATTATTTTTTCGACTCGAACTTAGCTATTGGTGACCGAAGGTTATACTCGGCTGCTGATTGGTCAAAAGTTCTTTCAAAATTCCTAGAATCAGGAATATATAATGAAGCTGACAACCTGGCAGTCACTGCTGATGGTACAAAAATGGCAGTCACTGTCGGTGCAGGAGTAGCTTTTATCGAAGGCAGGATGTATGAGAATTCCGAGCCGTTAGAACTGAGGATTGATGCCGCGGAAGCTTCCCTTGATCGTATCGATTTAGTAGTCTTGAGGTTGGATATGACCGAGCAAAACCGATATATAAAAGCGTTTGTGGTTAAAGGGACAGCAGCTGAGAATCCGGTTTCCCCTGTGCCGGTCGACAATACATTTATTAAAGAAATTCCGCTTGCCGAGGTTCGTGTTATTAGAGCGAAGTCAACGATTGACGATGCTGAAATAACAGACAGGCGAAACCCTGATTTTGTGGACCCGTTTACGGATGGGAGCAGGATAAGTACGTTGGAACGAGATTCGGCTACTTATGAATGGGTGAAAAAGTTTGGAATTGGTAACAGTGTTGTTAATATAACTAACAATCTTGACACTATAACTCAAGGCGGTCTTAACTCTTGGAGCGCTGCAAGTATAGGGGCACCTACTACATTAGGTGGGGGGCAATTATTGCACCTTCCCGGGAATAATGTAAACTACCAAACACAACTTGCTTTAAGGGATGGAGTTAACGCCGCCTATTATCGAAACAAGAATAATGGCGTTTGGGAGCCATGGAGAAAAATTATCACGGACGAACCGCCGACCTGGATAAACATTCCATTGCAAAACGGTGCAGTAGCTGTTCCCGGTCATTTGTTGTATGTTACAAAAATAGGCCCTATTGTAATTATTCGGGGGCAGTTAGATGCGGCTACCGCTGCAGGGACTAATTTTGCAACGCTCTTTGCTGGTTATAGACCAATAACTACTCTAATGTACCTGACGACTGATAACTCGATTAATTTACACCTTGCAAAAATAGGCATAAATCCATCGACAGGAGTTATGACATTACACGGAAAATCAGTATCAGCAATGTCAGTTTGGGTTAATTGCGCTTTCGTAGCAGGATAG
- a CDS encoding acyltransferase family protein produces the protein MKRIDELDTLRGLAALMVVNWHFFLMTYVIIASINSLIMSKPIYIFFAGSEAVVLFFVLSGFVMSFPFLNKTVVPYAGFLTRRFFRIYIPYLFWILITFSLSEAFDISTVKDLSTWFQAKWTVPVNPKILLEHIFLLGDFSTTTFNPVIWSLVHELRISIIFPLIMLLVIRNNWKVSIVVGLILYGIGRLNYFIPIQPSIGYNTSFFNTLEYTFMFILGAVAAKHMDTLNQRFQSLSVTYKVAFLLFSIILFTNSKFLPNFIKYFNVSLPARMDIFTEIWVALGSLMFIVTVISSSKMKRILSNRFLNLTGRMSYSLYLSHVPIFLSTIYLLHDKLPDFLVYVLSYILTFVVSYLSYKYIEIPSVSLGRRISTRKPDKINTLKIS, from the coding sequence TTGAAGAGAATAGATGAATTAGACACTTTAAGAGGATTAGCAGCATTAATGGTTGTCAACTGGCACTTTTTTCTCATGACATATGTAATAATAGCGAGTATAAATTCACTGATTATGTCGAAACCAATATATATCTTTTTTGCTGGGAGCGAAGCGGTTGTTCTTTTTTTTGTATTAAGTGGTTTTGTGATGTCTTTTCCTTTTTTAAACAAAACTGTGGTCCCATATGCCGGTTTTTTGACTAGAAGGTTCTTCCGGATATACATCCCTTATCTATTTTGGATCTTAATAACTTTTTCACTTAGTGAAGCCTTTGATATTAGTACAGTTAAAGATTTAAGTACCTGGTTCCAGGCAAAATGGACTGTGCCTGTAAATCCAAAAATTTTATTGGAGCATATATTTTTATTAGGTGATTTCTCAACCACTACATTTAACCCTGTCATATGGTCCTTAGTCCACGAATTGAGGATTTCAATAATTTTCCCTCTGATTATGCTTCTAGTAATTAGAAATAATTGGAAAGTTAGTATTGTGGTTGGTTTAATTCTTTATGGCATAGGAAGATTAAACTATTTTATTCCTATACAGCCCTCGATTGGATACAATACAAGTTTTTTTAATACTTTGGAGTATACCTTCATGTTTATTTTAGGAGCAGTGGCAGCGAAACACATGGACACATTAAATCAGAGATTTCAAAGTCTGTCAGTCACTTATAAGGTAGCATTTTTATTGTTTTCAATTATATTGTTTACAAACTCTAAGTTTCTTCCGAATTTCATTAAATACTTTAATGTGTCCTTACCTGCAAGGATGGATATCTTTACGGAAATATGGGTTGCATTAGGGTCATTAATGTTTATTGTAACGGTAATATCAAGCAGTAAAATGAAAAGAATTCTATCCAATCGATTTTTGAATCTTACTGGGCGAATGTCTTATAGTTTATATCTTTCACATGTTCCAATTTTTCTAAGTACTATTTACTTGTTACATGATAAACTTCCTGACTTTTTGGTATACGTTCTGTCATATATTTTAACCTTCGTCGTATCTTATCTTTCATACAAATATATAGAGATTCCATCAGTTAGTTTAGGGAGAAGAATTTCAACTAGAAAACCCGACAAAATTAATACACTAAAAATATCCTAA